One window of the Eucalyptus grandis isolate ANBG69807.140 chromosome 8, ASM1654582v1, whole genome shotgun sequence genome contains the following:
- the LOC104415087 gene encoding lipase, with amino-acid sequence MVIAFRGTQEHRIQNWVEDLYWKQLDINYPSMPGAMVHNGFYFAYHNTTIRPGILDAVTRAEDLYGDINVMVTGHSMGGAMASFCGLDLVVNHEARNVQVLTFGQPRIGNAVFASCYSDHVPNTIRITNGHDIVPHLFPYYSQFPQKTYHHFLREVWLYNVGFGSLVYQVEKVCDSSGEDPSCSRSVTGNSIADHLVYYGVGLMAETWGSCKIVVDAQLKKYGGEDVKGNLLLSRNPSASALRLPSDSDAKSNFS; translated from the exons ATGGTTATAGCTTTCAGAGGTACCCAAGAACATAG AATACAAAATTGGGTTGAAGATCTCTACTGGAAACAGCTTGACATAAATTACCCCAGCATGCCTGGTGCCATG GTTCATAATGGATTTTATTTTGCTTATCACAATACAACAATTCGACCTGGTATTTTGGATGCTGTTACAAGAGCCGAGGATTTATATGGAGACATCAACGTCATGGTGACAGGACATTCTATGGGAGGGGCTATGGCATCTTTTTGCGGACTAGATCTTGTG GTCAATCATGAAGCACGGAATGTTCAGGTTTTAACATTTGGACAACCTCGTATTGGCAATGCAGTGTTTGCATCTTGCTACAGTGACCATGTGCCAAATACAATACGTATTACTAATGGACATGATATTGTGCCTCATTTATTTCCATACTATTCTCAGTTCCCACAGAAGACTTACCATCACTTCCTTAGAGAG GTATGGCTGTATAATGTAGGATTTGGTAGTCTGGTTTATCAGGTCGAGAAAGTTTGTGATAGCTCTGGAGAAGACCCATCATGTAGCAG ATCGGTAACTGGTAACAGCATCGCAGACCATTTAGTCTACTATGGCGTGGGATTAATGGCTGAGACATGGGGATCATGCAAAATCGTAGTGGACGCACAATTGAAGAAATACGGAGGTGAAGATGTCAAAGGAAATCTTTTGCTTTCTAGGAATCCTTCTGCGTCTGCATTGAGGCTGCCTTCAGATTCTGATGCCAAGAGCAACTTCAGTTAA